One window of Micropterus dolomieu isolate WLL.071019.BEF.003 ecotype Adirondacks linkage group LG13, ASM2129224v1, whole genome shotgun sequence genomic DNA carries:
- the cabp1b gene encoding calcium-binding protein 1b isoform X2: MSSSLPKSESTTSLLRSSGLNRRSGHSSNGPHDHRGHRIHRPSTGAGGSDDAVWAEDCETSARRPLCQPRHADSRNIGDHRVQTSHSHRPANPQDDGYAQEDARHRTSRHQKERSKSSRSKHPHHHHDSSRVELPPAAHHQGGSRQDRRTSPTPSYPKQPDDAAFFFESRERVVTGSSSSLSSDPPATSAPLKPAASRTSKRLSASMSEYDSSLHPIVKSVFGQDRELRPEEMDELREAFREFDKDKDGFIGCKDLGNCMRTMGYMPTEMELIELSQQINMNLGGHVDFEDFVELMGPKLLAETADMIGVKELRDAFKEFDTNGDGQISTAELREAMKKLLGQQVGHRDLEDILRDIDLNGDGHVDFEEFVRMMSR; encoded by the exons atgagctcctctctccccaAAAGCGAGTCCACCACCTCTCTGCTGAGATCATCGGGGCTCAACCGCAGGTCCGGGCACTCGAGTAACGGTCCACACGATCACCGGGGCCACCGCATTCACCGTCCCTCCACCGGAGCTGGAGGCAGCGATGATGCAGTGTGGGCGGAGGACTGCGAGACGAGTGCGCGGAGACCTCTCTGCCAACCAAGACATGCCGACTCTCGAAATATAGGTGATCACCGGGTGCAGACAAGCCACTCTCACCGGCCGGCGAACCCGCAGGATGATGGTTACGCACAAGAGGACGCAAGACACAGGACGAGCCGGCATCAGAAAGAGCGCAGCAAGTCCTCCAGGTCCAAACACCCCCATCATCACCACGACTCCTCACGAGTTGAGCTGCCTCCTGCGGCGCATCACCAAGGCGGCTCCCGGCAGGACAGGAGGACCTCTCCGACTCCATCTTATCCAAAACAACCGGATGATGCGGCTTTCTTCTTCGAGTCCAGGGAGAGAGTCGTCACCGGATCATCCTCCAGCCTCAGTTCTGACCCACCTGCGACCAGCGCACCTCTCAAGCCCGCAGCAAGCCGCACGTCCAAAAGACTGAGCGCATCCATGTCTGAATATGACTCTAGTCTTCATCCCATAGTGAAGTCAGTCTTCGGGCAG GACCGAGAGTTGAGGCCAGAAGAAATGGATG AGTTGCGTGAGGCATTCAGGGAGTttgacaaagacaaagatgGGTTTATTGGCTGTAAAGACCTGGGAAACTGCATGAGAACTATGGGCTACATGCCAACAGAGATGGAGCTGATAGAACTAAGCCAGCAGATCAACATGAATT TGGGAGGACATGTTGACTTCGAGGACTTTGTTGAACTCATGGGGCCCAAACTTCTGGCTGAAACTGCAGACATGATTGGGGTGAAAGAACTGAGGGATGCATTCAAGGAG TTTGACACTAATGGTGATGGCCAGATCAGCACAGCAGAACTCAGAGAAGCAATGAAAAAACTTCTAGGACAACAG GTTGGACACAGAGATCTGGAGGACATCCTACGAGACATCGACCTCAACGGAGATGGTCATGTAGACTTTGAAG AATTTGTGCGGATGATGTCTCGATGA
- the cabp1b gene encoding calcium-binding protein 1b isoform X1, translating into MSSSLPKSESTTSLLRSSGLNRRSGHSSNGPHDHRGHRIHRPSTGAGGSDDAVWAEDCETSARRPLCQPRHADSRNIGDHRVQTSHSHRPANPQDDGYAQEDARHRTSRHQKERSKSSRSKHPHHHHDSSRVELPPAAHHQGGSRQDRRTSPTPSYPKQPDDAAFFFESRERVVTGSSSSLSSDPPATSAPLKPAASRTSKRLSASMSEYDSSLHPIVKSVFGQDQKKNYKAVQSCEEGGSGGAYLEPLVALAQNGANMHTILGPACIFLRKDFAESRQADRELRPEEMDELREAFREFDKDKDGFIGCKDLGNCMRTMGYMPTEMELIELSQQINMNLGGHVDFEDFVELMGPKLLAETADMIGVKELRDAFKEFDTNGDGQISTAELREAMKKLLGQQVGHRDLEDILRDIDLNGDGHVDFEEFVRMMSR; encoded by the exons atgagctcctctctccccaAAAGCGAGTCCACCACCTCTCTGCTGAGATCATCGGGGCTCAACCGCAGGTCCGGGCACTCGAGTAACGGTCCACACGATCACCGGGGCCACCGCATTCACCGTCCCTCCACCGGAGCTGGAGGCAGCGATGATGCAGTGTGGGCGGAGGACTGCGAGACGAGTGCGCGGAGACCTCTCTGCCAACCAAGACATGCCGACTCTCGAAATATAGGTGATCACCGGGTGCAGACAAGCCACTCTCACCGGCCGGCGAACCCGCAGGATGATGGTTACGCACAAGAGGACGCAAGACACAGGACGAGCCGGCATCAGAAAGAGCGCAGCAAGTCCTCCAGGTCCAAACACCCCCATCATCACCACGACTCCTCACGAGTTGAGCTGCCTCCTGCGGCGCATCACCAAGGCGGCTCCCGGCAGGACAGGAGGACCTCTCCGACTCCATCTTATCCAAAACAACCGGATGATGCGGCTTTCTTCTTCGAGTCCAGGGAGAGAGTCGTCACCGGATCATCCTCCAGCCTCAGTTCTGACCCACCTGCGACCAGCGCACCTCTCAAGCCCGCAGCAAGCCGCACGTCCAAAAGACTGAGCGCATCCATGTCTGAATATGACTCTAGTCTTCATCCCATAGTGAAGTCAGTCTTCGGGCAG GACCAGAAGAAGAACTACAAAGCAGTGCAGTCCTGTGAGGAGGGGGGTTCTGGGGGGGCCTATCTTGAGCCGCTAGTGGCCCTGGCCCAGAACGGAGCCAACATGCACACCATACTGGGGCCTGCATGCATCTTTCTACGCAAGGACTTCGCTGAGAGCCGGCAGGCT GACCGAGAGTTGAGGCCAGAAGAAATGGATG AGTTGCGTGAGGCATTCAGGGAGTttgacaaagacaaagatgGGTTTATTGGCTGTAAAGACCTGGGAAACTGCATGAGAACTATGGGCTACATGCCAACAGAGATGGAGCTGATAGAACTAAGCCAGCAGATCAACATGAATT TGGGAGGACATGTTGACTTCGAGGACTTTGTTGAACTCATGGGGCCCAAACTTCTGGCTGAAACTGCAGACATGATTGGGGTGAAAGAACTGAGGGATGCATTCAAGGAG TTTGACACTAATGGTGATGGCCAGATCAGCACAGCAGAACTCAGAGAAGCAATGAAAAAACTTCTAGGACAACAG GTTGGACACAGAGATCTGGAGGACATCCTACGAGACATCGACCTCAACGGAGATGGTCATGTAGACTTTGAAG AATTTGTGCGGATGATGTCTCGATGA